The Hevea brasiliensis isolate MT/VB/25A 57/8 chromosome 1, ASM3005281v1, whole genome shotgun sequence DNA segment TTGCACATTTAAGATGCTATAACAATATTTTCAAACGACGATAGATCATTAAATTTTAGCTACCAATTCATATCTTATTATATACATCATTTCCAAATGAAATTAACACTACCACATATAATTAGATTTAAGGCAAAAGTTCTTTTAGTAGCTATTTTATTCCACGTAATCAAATCATTGTTTTATACTACAATAACAAAGATACATATAGTGATTCTTAAACTATTATCATTAACTTATAACTACAGTTTAAATGTATATATGTAAATATGAAAGTAATTTTCAACTGCATTTTAGTATTGAGAGCGTGCAAATGGTGAAATAGTTATACAAGAATATTTTTGTTAGCACTATGAAAAATGTAAACTAATTTGACAAAATAAGATTAATTTAAATTGTAGAATCAAGCGCTTATCACTCTATCAAAAGCTTAAATTATTGGCAGAGGCGTAACTTCAATTATTTATAACGTAGTAGTCTAAGTGCCATGAGTCGAAGGGATGAACTATTCCCACTCAATGTCGATAATCTCTCCTAGCACCTACCAATTCATGATCTTGGCtctaatatcaattataaaattgAGCACTTACCATCGTATTAaaagattaaattattaacaGAAGTACAATTTTAATTCTTTATAGTACAGCAACTCAAGTGTCATAAATTGAAGAGATCTAAATAAAATACTGTCCACTAAGCTGTTCACAAATTGCGGCACGCTTCTCTTTTCTCTTAATTAATTCATCACAAATAATTAGtggaaaaattaaatttctttatgAATTGCTTTTATTTTGGTCTAAATTGCAACCATTTATTTTGTTCTAATTGGCTCAACATTATGCATAAATTAAACTTTAACAACAtactttatatattatttaaaaatatattattaataagaaTTATAAGCAAATATTATGTATAAACTCTGTAATCTAAAGCTTTTAGTAAcaattttacaataatttatattgttATTTTGCATAATGTTGTACATGGTAACTAAATaaagttattaaaaatattttttttggcaatttttgttttgatatgcaataaattttaattaaaataactaaaagattagcaattttaaaatttagcAGGTCTATGTATACTATAGACTTCAAACTTAGCTTTAATTCTTATTATCTCAGATTTAGCAGTTATGATTTTTGTGAATATAACTCTATACTTTAATATTATTCTACTACAAAAATTTTATTACACTTTGATCTTTGATATTTTAAAgaaagtaaaattttaattttcaatattttaaatttttgttacacttttgttattattatattataaaatattttaatttctcaatttttttaatattattagttAAACTATTAATTGAAACAATATACTTTtttttgaaaaagaaaattttcGTTGATAAGAAAAATAGTAAAAGTCATATATAGATACaagcatttttttaaaaaaaataaaattttattaattaaatcttaaaaattaaaattataaacaaTTATCTTATTTTAATGATAAATATCGAGTTTATTGGGAGCAATTGTTTTGAAATTAAGGAATTTAttggaaaataaaaaattataaaggaAGAACTGCCTCACTTTAAATTTGCAGTTGTTAAAGAGCTTTcagtaaaattttaaatatatgttTGAAATTAATTCAATAAATACCAAAAAATTGGATTAATCGACCACTCGAACGATTACAAAATCCGAATCACTTGAGGGTTCAAGCAACTATATAACTTGGTTATTGAATTTTAAGAATCGAACTCCTAATATTCTCTGACCAAGTGAGAGTCCTAATTCGATATCAAGTTCATCAAGAATAAGCATCTCACTTTATTTTGATTTGGTATTTTATTTTACTTAGTGTCTGTTTGATATTATATTTAAAAGGTTAAAATTACTTTAGAATAATATCAGAAATGAAACCTTAAAATTACTATGAAAAAAATACTTAGTTTTAATTAATGCATCTTAGTTTGCGAAATTATAATAATCAGGAGATGGTTGATCAAATGCATGTGGTTTGCAAGCAAGCGTATTGGCGGCTAGATATTTTCATTAGaaacaagaaagaaaaaggagaaaaagGAAAAGGGAAAGGCGAAGGATGACAACTAAAAAGTGGAGGGTTTTGCAATAATCGTCGCAGACAACCTTCAAATTCATGCAATTGGAGTACGGATGGTTTCAGAACTCAGTACAAAGTTTGATGTTGCCTATCCATACCCATCACTTTGTAATAACTCCCATAAATGATATTTTTAGCTTTTTAGCTgatttattttgttaaaaatattttttttaattattttttgcatttaaagaatttaaaaaataagtacaataagaaatatttttctgatttatttttctgattatcaataaaataaaattatttaaaaaaaaaataactttctACTATTATTGTGTTTTGAAaatcttattaatattttatttttttcataaaaaatgttttttttataaaaaaattaaattattttttaaaaaaattatttttttctcaaaaggagaaatcatattttatttttaaatttaaataattttattaaaatataaaatatttatacatatattatgtaaatacatattattaatttaatattttaattaaataaaaaaaaatattttttcttatataaattattttttactaaacaaatgaaatctaaaatatgaaaatatttatatatacataagcataaacacatataattaatttaactttataatcaaataataatattattttttgtaaATAAAATGTTCCTATAATTACTTTTTGTTTAAAcaaatttatttattgtattctACTCTAATTTTATAATGTAATATTAGCCACAATTTATACAGTATATGTCGCTTTCAAAAGCTTGtcgatttctcttttttttttttttttttttttatatttaataggaTGAaactaatatattaattaatgttAGCATTTGAAATAACGTGAAACAACAAATCTGGGCTACTTTCTCTGTGTGCGTTTTAGGAGAATTAATTTTAAAGAAGAAGATAGAAAGTATCCTTAAGGGCTAAGGATTTACAAGAAAGAATGAAATTCCATTCAATTTCATGCACCTTCCTTAATTACCCACCTGCCCCTTCAAGTAAAGCGAAAAAGAACTCTCCACCATCTCTTTTTTTGGGCTACGCAAGTCTTCAAATGAAGCTTCACAGAGGTTCATGTCTATATTCTATGGCCTCGTTTATTGAACACAATTCCATTAAGTAAAACATTTCCTCCAAAAGAATACTGTAACTGGACCACCTCTCTCTCCTCAAACAAAGTGCTGTGCCAACTTTATTCAGCTTTTGGGTTTGCTATGTGGTATTAGAATAATGTTACAACAGTAAGATTTTAACTTCAATTCtcattcaaaattaaaaatagtGTCAATCAACCTAGTCAAATTTTAATCCTTCAAGGAATTCCAACCAAGGATTTTTGGCTAATCCTTTTGAAActattagaattaaaaaaaaaaaaaaaagggagaactTTGCATGGAGTTAAAGTTGGAGCTGCACTTAGCATGCTGCATATTGTGGTAGGGGGCCATCTGTAAGTCAATTAATAGTTGAAAATAGCCTTTAAAATATTAAGAAAGCTGTCCTTAGGACCAAAGAAATATTGGCATCAGCCCTCTGGTTCCATGACCAACTTTTGTGGGTATCTGGTTGATGAAAATATCTAACTCAAACCCAAAAGAAAAGGTAAAGCCAGCTATTCTCCGCTATGTCCTACCAACAATTATTAAGAAATGTTCATGCCAATGCCATGCAAAAGCCAAAATCTGCCAAATTTTGTAGCTCATAACCCACCAACCCGTAATCAAACCTATACAATGCTGCCACGTGTCTTCCTCCTTTATCACTATTAACTTTCACTTTCATGCCCCCTTCCGTTTCCTTTCTCAAGTCCCACTAAGATAATTGAATCAAATAAAGGAATTGCCCTTACCCATTAGGATCCTTAATTTGATGCTTATATAAACCCCTTTTCCTTCTTGTTCTCCTTCATGCAAGAACACtgctttttcttttctctaattgcaTAATCTCTTGAATTCCAAGCTCAGCTTGCCCTTCTGCTATTTTTTTTGTTCATTACTTGCTGTTGTTTTGATCTTTTATGCTTAGGGAATTAGCCAGTTTAGATATAGAGGAAACAAAGAAAATGTTGAAGAACAAAGCAACGAAATTCTTGAAGAGGATAACACTAGTTTTGGCATCAATGGCCAAGGCTAAAACTTTAGCTTTCAAGAGCAAAACCCATGATTTGAAAGCTCGTTTGATGATATTCTCTATGTTAAGGCACAAGAAGATTCTGATAAGCTCCATCTCCCAGAAACTCCATTCCATCATGGGCCAGCAGGAGCATGGCAAAGATCAAGAAGATGGAGATAATAACGTAGGAGACCAAAGCAAGGCCATTGTGCTCTACAACTACGGCTCCATTTCCCTCCCCAATCCCACTTCGCTGGAGAATTATGATCACGACGATGAACTAGACGATGTCTACGGCTGTGGCTATGGCTACAGTTATGAAGAAGGAGATGATGCAGAGAAGTTTCCAGACCTAACCCACTCGTTGTTTGAGTCAGATATAGAGTTTGAAGATCCAGGAGGGTCAGTGATAGATTTGGTGAAGAATTCAAAAAAAGAAGGGGAGGAGTTCAGGTTAGAAGATGAGATAGACCATGTTGCAGACCTGTTCATAAAGAGGTTCCACCGCCAGATAAGGATGCAGAAGCAGCTCTCCATCAAGAGGCAAAAGGAGATGCTTAAAAGGAGTGCCTGATGACAACTTGCAAATCTTGGATCAAAGCTGAGCCAGTGCAGGGTCAAGATAACAACCCAGATTCATTCCATAGCGAAGGTTTGGATAACCAAATTGAAGGCCGCATGCTAAGCCAGTGCCTGGTGACTTCTTGGCATTTCTGATGGATATATTATATCTGATTAATTATAAATGCTTCTTTTGTACATTTTGTAATTGGCAGCAGGAATGATTAAAACAAAGCAAGCCCAGTTCTATGAGGCCATTTCTATGTAACTTGGTAGCAGAATAATtaagagattctatttgtttttctCCTGAATTTCTAAGTCTTATTTCTTCCAACTATCCTATTTATTTAACAATGAACAAGAGGTAAAGGTGGCCACAGTTCGAACTGGAATTAGACTGATTCGAACTGGAATTagcctgatttgattgaaatcaaattgaaatcaattaaattcaaattaattgaaattaaattatttgataccAATTTCATATTATTTGgcttttattttatgttatgcaaaatatttaattagaataTAATAAATACTCATTAATCATGTATTATTCCCTAATCGGATCTAGTTGATTCACGAAACACTATTGTTAAGTTAATTTAATAATTAgtttttttatcaatataaatacaCACATAGACGCACTTCttcataaaattattataattttactaAGTCACTCTAAGTCTTATAAATTCACACACACTTATCCACAGTTGAATGTGAAATTCAGAAAAACCAATCCATTGATAATGAGCTTGCCTTGAGTTTTTCACCACGAACACATGTATACTGACTCACTCCTCAGaattttatcctttttttttaacaaaaataaatatgcaCATATAAGTTCAGAGAAGGACACAttctttaataaaatttaataattagctAATAAAATGTATTCCAGtttttaatatatttactatttttaGTAAAGGAATAGTATTCAAAAGGGAGTGGGTTTGAAAGCCTGCTTTTATCTGAATCAGGCTCACAAGAATAGACATAACAGGCTTTAGGGATGTGTGGTCTCGACTTAGTTTGAGGTCTACCTAAACAttgaaattaaatcaaaattttgatattgttttaattttattttttattattttgattttgaTCGATACAATTTTTGATTATTCAGTTCGAGTTTAATTTGGTAtagtaataattttatataattattttcttaaaaaagtcatatttgaattgacatttaaattttaaattaaattattaataaataatatattatattatatattttttaattatttctaaataTATAATTCTTAACTGTAAAGTGTATGTATAATTTATgattaagtatattatataatataataatataaatatactatttattaattatataatatttaattataagataccaatataattataaattaacatatatatacattataattaagaattataaaataatttaatatatttataattaaaattataaaaaatatacaaaaataaaatataatattaaattatattttatttataattaaatatatatatatataaatatatataattatattaaaaatatataatacctttaaaaaaatataaaagttatatatataaatccaattcttaatttaatttcaattcaattacagtatcatttgattcaattttaaataaaaaaattaaatacagtTCCAATCCAATTTTAGAATAATTTTAATTCGGTGTTAAATGAGAAGTTGAAGTCGAATTCGAATTAAAGGTTCAATATTAGTTCAATACAGTTATTCGTGTTGGTGCAGGACGCCGATATCCGACCTTAGAATAAACAGAACTAGAGGCTTCAAAGTCCGGTTCTTGACGATTTCTTACTAACGACATATTGTTTATTCTCATTCTTATTCTCCTTCTCTCTGGTTCTGGGAAAGCAGAACTGCGAGAATCACAGCCGCAGCCACAGGTAACAAACACTCATCTCGGTGAAATTGTCCGTTTACGAAATCCTTTTTGCTTCTCTCTTCATTTGCTTCCTTCTTTTAATATTTGTTTGAATTTCTCTGTAATAAAATTCATATCTGTGAATTTCTTAAAAATAGAGGTTGCTTGATGTCTAATTCATTCTATGGTTCGTTTTCAATTGTGGGTTTTTTCAATTTTTGGATTTTTAGGGTTTACCTAGGCCCAGGTGGTTCTAAAGAACTGCGAGAATCACAGCCGCAGCCACAGGTAACAAACACTCATCTCGGTGAAATTGTCCGTTTACGAAATCCTTTTTGCTTCTCTCTTCATTTGCTTCCTTCTTTTAATATTTGTTTGAATTTCTCTGTAATAAAATTCATATCTGTGAATTTCTTAAAAATAGAGGTTGCTTGATGTCTAATTCATTCTATGGTTCGTTTTCAATTgtgggtttttcaatttttggatTTTTAGGGTTTACCTAGGCCCAGGTGGTTCTAAAGAACTGCGAGAATCACAGCCGCAGCCACAGGTAACAAACACTCATCTCGGTGAAATTGTCCGTTTACGAAATCCTTTTTGCTTCTCTCTTCATTTGCTTCCTTCTTTTAATATTTGTTTGAATTTCTCTGTAATAAAATTCATATCTGTGAATTTCTTAAAAATAGAGGTTGCTTGATGTCTAATTCATTCTATGGTTCGTTTTCAATTGTGGGTTTTTTCAATTTTTGGATTTTTAGGGTTTACCTAGGCCCAGGTGGTTCTAAAGAACTGCGAGAATCACAGCCGCAGCCACAGGTAACAAACACTCATCTCGGTGAAATTGTCCGTTTACGAAATCCTTTTTGCTTCTCTCTTCATTTGCTTCCTTCTTTTAATATTTGTTTGAATTTCTCTGTAATAAAATTCATATCTGTGAATTTCTTAAAAATAGAGGTTGCTTGATGTCTAATTCATTCTATGGTTCGTTTTCAATTGTGGGTTTTTTCAATTTTTGGATTTTTAGGGTTTACCTAGGCCCAGGTGGTTCTAAAGAACTGCGAGAATCACAGCCGCAGCCACAGGTAACAAACACTCATCTCGGTGAAATTGTCCGTTCTGAAATCCTTTTTGCTTCTCTCTTCATTTGCTTCCTTCTTTTAATATTTGTTTGAATTTCTCTGTAATAAAATTCATATCTGTGAATTTCTTAAAAATAGAGGTTGCTTGATGTCTAATTCATTCTATGGTTCGTTTTCAATTGTGGGTTTTTTCAATTTTTGGATTTTTAGGGTTTACCTAGGCCCAGGTGGTTCTAAAGAACTGCGAGAATCACAGCCGCAGCCACAGGTAACAAACACTCATCTCGGTGAAATTGTCCGTTCTGAAATCCTTTTGCTTCTCTCTTCATTTGCTTCCTTCTTTTAATATTTGTTTGAATTTCTCTGTAATAAAATTCATATCTGTGAATTTCTTAAAAATAGAGGTTGCTTGATGTCTAATTCATTCTATGGTTCGTTTTCAATTGTGGGTTTTTTCAATTTTTGGATTTTTAGGGTTTACCTAGGCCCAGGTGGTTCTAAAGAACTGCGAGAATCACAGCCGCAGCCACAGGTAACAAACACTCATCTCGGTGAAATTGTCCGTTTACGAAATCCTTTTTGCTTCTCTCTTCATTTGCTTCCTTCTTTTAATATTTGTTTGAATTTCTCTGTAATAAAATTCATATCTGTGAATTTCTTAAAAATAGAGGTTGCTTGATGTCTAATTCATTCTATGGTTCGTTTTCAATTGTGGGTTTTTTCAATTTTTGGATTTTTAGGGTTTACCTAGGCCCAGGTGGTTCTAAAGAACTGCGAGAATCACAGCCGCAGCCACAGGTAACAAACACTCATCTCGGTGAAATTGTCCGTTCACGAAATCCTTTTTGCTTCTCTCTTCATTTGCTTCCTTCTTTCAATATTTGTTTGAATTTCTCTGTAATAAAATTCATATCTGTCAATTTCTTAAAAATAGAGGTTGCTTTATGTCTAATTCATTCTATGGTTCGTTTTCAATTGTGGGTTTTTTCAATTTTTGGATTTTTAGGGTTTACCTAGGCCCAGGTGGTTCTAATTTTCACTAAGTTCGGCTCATGGAAGTTGCAAATACAAATAATCAATGCGCAGGTTCTGCAGCCGTATCAGAAAATCAATTTACCGGTATCTCATTTTACCTTAGCTACTGCTATTCTCTGGTTTTTGTTTGttccttttaattattttttatttattttttgggtAAATCTTGTATTTCCTGGGTAATTGAGATGGCTTGTAAGCTTGATACCAGGACTGAAATGGCTGGTCACTTAAAAATTTGTTGACAAGAACATGTCTACATTTGAAACACACTAGCGAATTTATATTTTTCCTCTTTTAGGCTCTGATACAGCAAATGATGTGAAAAAGACATCTAGAGAGCAGAGAGAAGCTCTGCCAGGGGAGCCTAAATGTGTTGTATGTGGCCGCTATGGGGAGTATATATGTGATGAGACTGATGATGATATTTGTAGCTTGGAATGCAAACAAACTCTTCTATGGAGGGTTGCTAATTCCCAGGTTTCAGTTGCTTCTCCACCTCCTACAAGGTTTGCTACAACTGATGAGTGTTTTTATGTTAGAGAATCTGATGATAAATCAGGACCCTCATCTTTAACTAATGATCAAACTGAGTTACTGAGAAGGAAGCTTGAAATCAATGTAGAGGGGGAATCGGTTCCAGATCCCATTTTGTCATTCTCTTCTTGTAATCTTCCTCAGAAGCTTCTGAAGAACATAGAAGCTGCAGGATATGGTATGCCTACTCCTGTCCAGATGCAAGCAATCCCAACCGCTTTGAGCAGCAAAAGCCTGCTTGCTTCAGCTGATACAGGCTCAGGGAAAACTGCTTCTTATCTGGTCCCTGTTGTTTCTCGCTGTGCAAGTTTTCGCCTTCAGCACTCGCCTGAGTATAGAAAGCCACTAGCAATGGTTTTAACTCCAACAAGAGAGCTCTCCATGCAGGTTGAGGATCAAGCTAAGTTACTTGGTAAGGGTTTGCCTTTCAAGACTGCACTTGTGGTTGGTGGTGATGCTATGGCTGGACAAATCTACCGTATTCAGCAAGGAGTGGAATTAATTGTAGGGACTCCGGGCAGGCTCATTGATCTTTTAACAAAGCATGATATTGAACTAGATGAAGTAATGATATTTGTTCTAGATGAGGTGGACTGTATGCTTCAAAGGGGCTTCCGAGATCAGGTTATGCAGATTTTTAGAGCTCTTTCTCAACCTCAGGTCTTGATGTTTTCTGCAACAATCACACAAGAAGTAGAGAAGATGGCAAGCTCTATGGCAAAAGATATGGTTATTGTCTCCATTGGCCAGCCTAACAGGCCAAGTAAGGCTGTGAAACAGCTGGCTATCTGGGTTGAGTTAAAGCAAAAGAAGCAAAAGCTTTTTGACATTTTGATGAGCAAGCAGCATTTTTTGCCACCAGTGGTTGTATATGTGGGTTCAAGACTTGGGGCAGATCTCCTGTCTAATGCAATCATGGTTGCCACAGGTTTGAAGGCTCTATCAATCCATGGGGAGAAGTCCATGAAggagagaagagaaatcatgAGGTCATTTTTGGTGGGGGAGGTTTCTGTGATTGTGGCCACTGGG contains these protein-coding regions:
- the LOC110639847 gene encoding uncharacterized protein LOC110639847 — protein: MLHIVVGGHLELASLDIEETKKMLKNKATKFLKRITLVLASMAKAKTLAFKSKTHDLKARLMIFSMLRHKKILISSISQKLHSIMGQQEHGKDQEDGDNNVGDQSKAIVLYNYGSISLPNPTSLENYDHDDELDDVYGCGYGYSYEEGDDAEKFPDLTHSLFESDIEFEDPGGSVIDLVKNSKKEGEEFRLEDEIDHVADLFIKRFHRQIRMQKQLSIKRQKEMLKRSA
- the LOC110639824 gene encoding DEAD-box ATP-dependent RNA helicase 41 — its product is MEVANTNNQCAGSAAVSENQFTGSDTANDVKKTSREQREALPGEPKCVVCGRYGEYICDETDDDICSLECKQTLLWRVANSQVSVASPPPTRFATTDECFYVRESDDKSGPSSLTNDQTELLRRKLEINVEGESVPDPILSFSSCNLPQKLLKNIEAAGYGMPTPVQMQAIPTALSSKSLLASADTGSGKTASYLVPVVSRCASFRLQHSPEYRKPLAMVLTPTRELSMQVEDQAKLLGKGLPFKTALVVGGDAMAGQIYRIQQGVELIVGTPGRLIDLLTKHDIELDEVMIFVLDEVDCMLQRGFRDQVMQIFRALSQPQVLMFSATITQEVEKMASSMAKDMVIVSIGQPNRPSKAVKQLAIWVELKQKKQKLFDILMSKQHFLPPVVVYVGSRLGADLLSNAIMVATGLKALSIHGEKSMKERREIMRSFLVGEVSVIVATGVLGRGVDLLGVRQVIVFDMPNSIEEYVHQIGRASRMGEEGTAIVFVNEENKNLFPEFIEVLKSSGAVIPRELANSKFTVRSFPAGKGHRKRKYGS